CCACCCTGCTGCCGGCGAGCGCGGTCGCGGCGCCATCAGACGCAGACCTTGTACGCGATGACCAGTGGCATCTCCCGTTCCTACGTATCCAGCAGGTCCATTCAGTAAGTCAAGGATCTGGGGTAGTCGTAGCGGTCCCGGACACAGGGGTAGATCCTCATCCCGACCTACGCGAAAACCTCCTGAGCGGCACCGATGTAATTCCCGGAGGTAGCGGCGACGGTCGCCAAGATCGAGACAGCCATGGGACCTCAATGGCGGGCCTCATAGCTGCTCACGGGAGGCCGAACAACCAAGGTGCCCTCGGCATTGCTCCGAAGGCAGAGATTCTTCCAATACTTGACACACCGCTTGACGGCCAGGGTGATCCTGATGCACTGGCCGCCGCTATCGAGTTTGCCGTCGCGAGAGGCGCCGATGTCATAAGTATTTCCGCCGTTGCAGGAGCCAGCGTGCGGCTTCAGCAAGCGTTAAAGGTTGCGCAGGACGCCAATATTATCGTTGTTGCCGCAGCGGGTAATCGGCCGCCGGACGCCAGTGTGCGATACCCGGCCAGCGAGACTGGGGTAATCGCCGTAGGTGGCGTCGATCGGACGGGAAAGCATGCGGCTGTCTCGGTGACTGGACCGGAAGTCGACGTAGTAGCACCTGCGGTCGACATCTACAGCACCAGCTACGACGGAAAGTACTCGAAGGGCACGGGGACCTCGAGCGCGACGGCGATCGTGGCGGGGGCGGCGGCCTTGATCAGGTCGAAGTACCCCTACCTGCCCGCGCAGGAGGTGGCGCACCGCCTGACCGCCACCGCCATAGACAAGGGTCCGCCGGGGCGCGACGACGAGTACGGCTATGGCGTGATCGATCTCGTGGCGGCGCTGACGGCGGACGTACCCCCGTTGGGGTTCGAGTCGGCGAGCGCGCCGGCCGACGGTGGCCCGACCACGACGGCCGGCGCCCAGCCGGACAACGGCGGCGGCGGCAGGACCACACGTGGTCTGGCCACCCTCGGGGTGATCGTGGCTGCCGGTGTCGGGTGGGCGCTGGTGGTGCGGCGAAGGCGGCGGGACGACGATCCGCCGCCCCGTATCAGTCGCTGACAGGTCGACGACCCGTGATCGACTCGGGTTCGGTGGTGTCGCGGTGTCCTCGGCGCTGGGACAGCCCGGTATCAGCGAAGCCGAGTCGATCGAGGCCGGCGGCCCGGGTGATCGACTCAAGGTCGGCGATGTGGGGGTGTCCGCGCGATGGGAAAGCGCGATGTCGGTGATGTGGAGTGGATCAACCCCGAGACGAACGCCGAGCGCCGAGCGACGAGCGACGAGCGTCGAGCGGGAGCGCGTGGGTCGGATGGTCGTGGCCGGGGTGGCGAGCCGGTAACGTCGGTCGGGTGTCTGCATCCCTGCCGCTCCGCCTCGTGCTCGCCTCGGCGAGCCCTGCCCGTCGCAAGTCGCTCCAGGCCGCCGGCATCGAGCCGGACGTGCTGGTCAGCGGGGTGGACGAATCTCTGGTCGTGACCGATCGGGCCGAGGAGCTGTGCCTGGAGTTGGCGCGACTCAAGGCACAGGCTGTGCTGACCCGGCTGAGCCCGGCGAGTGACCAGCGGACGTTGGTGATCGGCTGCGACTCGGTGCTCGCGTTCGACGGGGAGATCCTCGGAAAGCCGGCGGATCCGGCGGACGCCACCCGGCGCTGGCAGCGCATGCGGGGGCGCAGCGGCGTCCTGCACAGCGGGCACTGTCTGATCGACGTTGTCGCCGGGCGGCGCGCCGAGGCGGTGGCTTCGACCACCGTCCATTTCGCCGACATCAGTGACGAAGAGATCGCCGCCTACGTGGCCAGTGGCGAGCCGCTGGCCGTGGCCGGCGCGTTCACCATCGACGGGCTGGGCGGGCCGTTCGTGGAGCGGATCGAGGGTGACCCGGGGACGGTGATCGGATTGTCGATGCCGCTGCTGCGCCGGCTCCTCGCCGAGTTGGACCTGCGGATCACGGATCTGTGGACGAAGGTCGCGCCGGGCGGCCAGTCGGTCGAGCCGCTCGGTAACGTCCGGTCATGACCACCAAATCGATCCCGCTCACGGACGAGCTGCACGCTTACCTGGTGGCGCACGGCGCCCCGCCGGACGAGATCATTCGGGACCTGGCCGAGGAGACCCGGTCGGTGCTGCCGGAGCACGCCACGATGCAGGTGGCTCCGGAACAGGCCGCGTTCCTGACCTTCCTCACCCGGCTGCTCGACACGCGGCAGGCCGTCGAGGTCGGCACGTTCACCGGGCTCTCGTCGCTGGCGATCGCCCGCGGGTTGCCCGAGGGTGGGCAGTTGACCTGCTTCGACATCTCCGAGGAGTTCACCGGCATCGCCCGGCGCTACTGGGCTCGTGCCGGCGTGCAGGACCGGATCGATCTGCGTATCGGCCCGGCCGGCGACCGGCTGCGGGAGCTGCCGCACGAGCGGTACCTGGACTTCGCCTTCATCGACGCGGACAAGACCGGCTATCCGGTCTACTGGGCTGAGCTGGTGCCCCGGATGCGCCCCGGCGGGGTGATCGCCGTCGACAACGTGCTGCGCGGCGGTCGGGTGATCGCACCGCAGAACGAGGCCGACCGGGCCATCGCCGCCTTCAACGACGAGGTTCTGGCCGACGTACGGGTGGACCCGGTGATGCTGCCGGTCGCGGACGGCCTGACCCTCGCCCGGGTGCGCTGAACGCAGGCAACCGTTGAACGCGGATGTCGGGGTGTCCTCGCGTGAAGGACACCCCGACATCCTGGAAAGTGAGCGTCAGCGGACGCTGCGGGCGAACTGGCGTGCGGCCCAGACGACCCCCGCTGCGGCGAGCACCGCGGTGATGGTCAGGCCCTGCCAGACCTTGTCGCTGGCGAGGTCGCCGGCGAACAGCGCCCGGGTGCCGTCGACCGCCCAGGAGAACGGGTTCCAGTCGGCGATGGCCTGCAACCAGCCGGGCGCGAAGGTCAGCGGCAGCAGGATGCCGGAGAGCAGCAGCACCGGCTGCGCCACCGTGTTCATGAGCGGGGCAAGCGCGTCCTCGCTCTTGACCTTGAGTGCGACGCCGTACGAGACGGCCGAGGTCATCAACGCGATCAGGGCGAGCATCAGGTACGCGAGCAGCAGGTCCCCGATGAACACCCGCAGATCGAACAGGAGCGCCAGCAGGGTGATGATGACCGCCTGCACGATGAGCGAGACCACGTCGCGCAGCGAGCGGCCGAGCAGCAGGGCGAGCCGGCTGATCGGGGTGACCCGGGAGCGTTCGATGACCCCGGCGCGCAGCTCGGCGATCAGGCCGAAGCCCTGGAACAGGCCACCGAAGATGGCCAGCAGCACCAGCAGGCCGGGTACGAAGATCTTGTAGGCGGCGGCCTGGGTTGGCGCGTTCAGCGCCGGCTTGAGCAGCGGGGCGAAGAGCAGCAGGTACATCACCGGCTGGAAGACGCCGACGAAGACCCACACCGGGTTGCGCAGCAGGAGCTGGGTCTGCCGCTGGAAGATCAGCCAGGTGTCACGGGCGAATTTCATGAGTCGTCTCCGGGTGGTCAGGACTCGCGCAGCGAGCGGCCGGTCTTGGTCAGGAAGACGTCGTCCAGGCTGGGCCGGTGCAGCTCGATCGAGCGCAGGTCGAGCCCGGCGTTGTCGAGTCTGCGCAGCACCTGCGGGATGGCGACGGCGCCCTCGTCCACGTAGAGGCGCAGGCCGCCCTCGTCGACGGTCTCCAGCTTGTTGACGTACGGCTCGCCGTCGAGCGACTGGGCTGCCTGCGGGGTGGCGGCCAGGTCGAGGCCGACCAGCACCACGTCGCCGGAGATCTCCCGCTTGAGCTCGGCCGGAGTGCCCTCGGCCACCACCTCGCCGTTGTCCATGATCGCGATCCGGTCGCAGAGCGCGTCGGCCTCGTCGAGATAGTGGGTGGTGATGAAGACGGTCATCCCGTCCCGGCGCAGCCGCCGGATCTCGTCCCACATGTGCGCACGGCTCTGGGGGTCGAGGCCGGTGGTCGGCTCGTCCAGGAAGA
Above is a window of Micromonospora coriariae DNA encoding:
- a CDS encoding ABC transporter permease → MKFARDTWLIFQRQTQLLLRNPVWVFVGVFQPVMYLLLFAPLLKPALNAPTQAAAYKIFVPGLLVLLAIFGGLFQGFGLIAELRAGVIERSRVTPISRLALLLGRSLRDVVSLIVQAVIITLLALLFDLRVFIGDLLLAYLMLALIALMTSAVSYGVALKVKSEDALAPLMNTVAQPVLLLSGILLPLTFAPGWLQAIADWNPFSWAVDGTRALFAGDLASDKVWQGLTITAVLAAAGVVWAARQFARSVR
- a CDS encoding O-methyltransferase, translated to MTTKSIPLTDELHAYLVAHGAPPDEIIRDLAEETRSVLPEHATMQVAPEQAAFLTFLTRLLDTRQAVEVGTFTGLSSLAIARGLPEGGQLTCFDISEEFTGIARRYWARAGVQDRIDLRIGPAGDRLRELPHERYLDFAFIDADKTGYPVYWAELVPRMRPGGVIAVDNVLRGGRVIAPQNEADRAIAAFNDEVLADVRVDPVMLPVADGLTLARVR
- a CDS encoding Maf family protein, with the translated sequence MSASLPLRLVLASASPARRKSLQAAGIEPDVLVSGVDESLVVTDRAEELCLELARLKAQAVLTRLSPASDQRTLVIGCDSVLAFDGEILGKPADPADATRRWQRMRGRSGVLHSGHCLIDVVAGRRAEAVASTTVHFADISDEEIAAYVASGEPLAVAGAFTIDGLGGPFVERIEGDPGTVIGLSMPLLRRLLAELDLRITDLWTKVAPGGQSVEPLGNVRS
- the mycP gene encoding type VII secretion-associated serine protease mycosin — protein: MIRRLRVSILKLALATTLLPASAVAAPSDADLVRDDQWHLPFLRIQQVHSVSQGSGVVVAVPDTGVDPHPDLRENLLSGTDVIPGGSGDGRQDRDSHGTSMAGLIAAHGRPNNQGALGIAPKAEILPILDTPLDGQGDPDALAAAIEFAVARGADVISISAVAGASVRLQQALKVAQDANIIVVAAAGNRPPDASVRYPASETGVIAVGGVDRTGKHAAVSVTGPEVDVVAPAVDIYSTSYDGKYSKGTGTSSATAIVAGAAALIRSKYPYLPAQEVAHRLTATAIDKGPPGRDDEYGYGVIDLVAALTADVPPLGFESASAPADGGPTTTAGAQPDNGGGGRTTRGLATLGVIVAAGVGWALVVRRRRRDDDPPPRISR